One stretch of Carassius gibelio isolate Cgi1373 ecotype wild population from Czech Republic chromosome B1, carGib1.2-hapl.c, whole genome shotgun sequence DNA includes these proteins:
- the LOC127949449 gene encoding procollagen galactosyltransferase 1: MHLLCFCILLLWTGPARGYFPEERWSPESALLAPRVMLALVCRNSAHSLPHVLGAIDRLSYPKDRMAVWVATDHNSDNTTEILREWLINVQNFYHYVEWRPQEEPRVYEDESGPKHWTYLRYEHVMKLRQAALDTAREMWADYFLMVDCDNLLTNRDVLWKLMRENKTVVAPMLESRAAYSNFWCGMTSQGYYKRTPAYMPIRRQERKGCFAVPMVHSTFLMDLRKEASRELAFFPPHPDYSWAFDDIIIFAFSARMAEVQMYICNRETYGYFPVPLRSHNTLQDEADSFLHSQLEVMVRNPPSEPSVYLSLPPKQPDKMGFDEVFMINLQRRSDRRERMLRTLYEQEIACKITAAVDGKALNASQIEEMGIQMLPGYSDPYHGRPLTKGELGCFLSHYNIWTEIVDRGLKASLVIEDDLRFEVFFKRRLQNLMEEIESQRLDWDLIYIGRKRMQVDRPEKSVPRIHNLVVADYSYWTLGYMISLRGAQKLLRAEPLRNMLPVDEFLPVMYNKHPIEDYMSHFERRDLRAFSAEPLLVYPTHYTGDEGYISDTETSSVWDNETVLTDWDRARSRKSSEQEELSSGAQNSDVLQSPLDSTARDEL; this comes from the exons ATGCATCTGCTGTGTTTCTGTATCCTGCTGCTGTGGACCGGACCGGCGCGCGGTTATTTCCCGGAGGAGCGCTGGAGCCCGGAGTCCGCGCTGCTCGCGCCGCGGGTGATGCTCGCGCTGGTCTGCCGCAACTCGGCGCACTCTCTGCCGCACGTCCTCGGAGCCATCGACCGCCTCAGCTACCCCAAAGACCGCATGGCTGTATG GGTGGCCACAGATCATAATTCAGACAACACCACTGAGATCCTGCGCGAATGGCTCATAAACGTCCAGAACTTCTATCATTATGTGGAGTGGAGACCTCAGGAGGAGCCCAG agTCTATGAGGACGAGAGCGGCCCAAAGCACTGGACGTACCTGCGATACGAGCACGTGATGAAGCTGCGTCAGGCGGCGCTCGACACGGCGCGGGAGATGTGGGCCGACTACTTCCTG ATGGTGGACTGTGATAACCTGCTGACTAACCGGGATGTGTTATGGAAGCTGATGCGGGAGAATAAGACGGTCGTGGCACCGATGCTGGAGTCCAGAGCGGCGTACTCAAACTTCTGGTGCGGCATGACCTCTCAG GGTTATTATAAGCGGACGCCGGCCTACATGCCGATCCGCAGACAGGAGCGTAAGGGCTGCTTCGCCGTGCCCATGGTTCACTCCACCTTCCTGATGGACCTGAGGAAGGAGGCGTCCCGGGAGCTGGCCTTCTTCCCGCCTCATCCCGACTACAGCTGGGCCTTCGATGACATCATCATCTTCGCCTTCTCCGCGCGCATGGCAG AGGTTCAGATGTACATCTGCAACAGAGAGACTTATGGGTATTTCCCCGTGCCCCTGCGCTCCCATAATACCCTGCAGGACGAGGCGGACAGCTTCCTGCACTCGCAGCTGGAGGTGATGG TGCGCAATCCTCCATCAGAGCCGTCTGTGTATCTCTCTCTTCCTCCGAAACAGCCGGATAAAATGGGCTTTGATGAG GTGTTCATGATAAACCTGCAGAGGCGTTCGGATCGCCGGGAGCGCATGCTGAGGACTCTGTACGAACAAGAGATCGCCTGCAAGATCACCGCAGCTGTAGATGGCAA ggcacTGAACGCCAGTCAGATCGAGGAGATGGGGATCCAGATGCTCCCCGGATACAGTGACCCGTATCACGGCCGGCCGCTCACTAAAGGAGAACTGGGCTGCTTCCTGTCACACTACAACATCTGGacagag ATTGTGGATCGGGGGCTGAAGGCGTCTCTGGTGATCGAGGACGACCTGCGCTTTGAGGTTTTCTTTAAGCGTCGTCTGCAGAATCTGATGGAGGAGATCGAGTCTCAGCGGCTGGACTGGGACCTGAT aTACATCGGCCGCAAGCGGATGCAGGTGGACCGTCCGGAGAAATCTGTGCCCAGAATACACAACCTGGTGGTGGCGGATTACTCGTACTGGACGCTGGGATACATGATCTCCCTGCGCGGCGCTCAGAAGCTGCTGCGGGCCGAACCGCTCCGAAACATGCTGCCGGTGGACGAGTTTCTGCCCGTCATGTACAACAAACACCCCAT CGAGGACTACATGTCTCACTTCGAGCGGCGGGATCTGCGAGCGTTTTCGGCCGAGCCTCTGCTGGTTTACCCCACGCACTACACGGGCGACGAGGGCTACATCAGCGACACGGAGACCTCCAGCGTCTGGGACAACGAGACGGTCCTCACCGACTGGGACCGAGCGCGATCACGCAAGAGCAGCGAGCAGGAGGAGCTCAGCAGCGGGGCGCAGAACTCAGACGTGCTTCAGTCTCCGCTGGACAGCACGGCCCGAGACGAGCTCTGA
- the LOC127949563 gene encoding NACHT, LRR and PYD domains-containing protein 12: protein MASVPEQLLEAVDELDKNKPKRLKSAVTADEVEKADGEGGSIQTICPSQTSVSVDLNVKAGATVNFPVLTGNIIQGPVIISFNSTTGAVGPQNPPDRQMLQNQEDDILQKILESHKEHIKAKMGCVFEGKKENKTHFSKVYTELFITEGDITEVYDEHEVLKFDRALKAPKFEDTPIDCNNIFRLLKQKEEGNIVLTKGIAGIGKTFSVHKFILDWAEGKANQDVDCVFLLPFREINLIKDDKEISLHKLLLEFYPDLNDVKNTTEFYKKCKLAFIFDGLDESHLELDFDCKLVKCVNACSSVDVLFKSLVIGKLLPSALIWVTSRPAAANLIPPEYIGLFTEVRGFTDQQKEEYFRKRIVDDAQASKIISHIRTSRSLYIMCHIPVFCWITATVLQDILVKNNGQDIPSTLTEMYIHFLLIQMNIKNQKYDKKQERDRTKLLSSNKEMIFKLAKLAFEQLKEDNIMFYEKDLKACGIDESEESTGLCTEIFKKDSVLHEMKVYYFIHLSVQEFLAALHVFLCYLKQNKDELIFFLENSRPNKKELLYVLLRKAIDKAKESDRGHFDLFLRFLLGISLESNQKLLIGLLDETLNSKNCINKTIQYIKQLQNNDTCPNKSINHFFCILELQDRSLYQQIMKYLRSESGQPKAVSNSNCSALVYVLLMSGEVLDNFDPKMFNKTYVGCRSLVPAVRCCRKALFSDCGLTQQCCETVAVALQLEDCPLSELDLSHNCNIEAGVKMLSAGLKSPHCHLETLRLASCHFNQESCMDLVSALKNISQHLRELDLSGNDLQESGLYKLLNEMENAKRKLQIMKLLSCRLSCCNLTSKSCEHLSLIISSDSSLTELDLSNNDLQNSGVKLISDGLKSPNCQLEILRLSGCMVTEEGCGYLSSALSSNPSHLRELDLSYNHPGPSGVQLLKHKLDDTNYKLQILKTKPMGEHFIKAGIRKYACNLTLDANTAHDQLCLSNGDRTAAYVMQKQPYPDHPERFESVQQVLSRQSLSGRCYWEAEWTGLEGTVGVTYKNILRKNDDLCIVEATGQLGNNNVSWKITFETIPHVSHAEEDINLKVSSSCSSKRVGVYVDTMAGVLSFYSVSDTLTHLYTFLADFTDPLYAAFKVDSGSVSFCQM, encoded by the exons ATGGCATCTGTTCCAGAGCAACTTCTGGAAGCAGTGGATGAGTTGGataaaaacaaaccaaagagaCTAAAAAGTGCAGTCACAGCTGATGAAGTGGAGAAGGCAGATGGAGAGGGTGGGTCAATACAGACGATCTGCCCCTCTCAGACTTCAGTCAGtgttgatttaaatgttaaagcAGGTGCAACTGTAAACTTTCCTGTACTCACTGGAAATATCATTCAAGGCCCAGTAATCATCAGTTTCAACTCAACCACAGGGGCTGTCg GGCCCCAAAATCCACCTGACAGACAGATGTTACAGAACCAAG aggATGACATCTTGCAAAAAATCCTGGAAAGTCACAAAGAACACATAAAGGCCAAAATGGGCTGTGTGTTTGAGGGCAAAAAGGAGAACAAAACACACTTCAGCAAAGTTTACACTGAACTCTTCATCACTGAAGGGGACATCACAGAGGTCTATGATGAACATGAGGTTCTGAAGTTTGACCGAGCCTTGAAAGCTCCCAAATTTGAGGACACACCGATCGACTGCAACAACATATTCAGATTACTGAAGCAAAAAGAGGAGGGAAACATTGTGTTAACCAAAGGCATCGCTGGCATTGGAAAGACATTCTCGGTGCACAAGTTCATTCTGGATTGGGCTGAaggaaaagccaatcaggatgtggACTGTGTGTTTCTGCTACCATTCAGAGAGATTAACTTGATTAAAGATGATAAAGAGATCAGTCTCCACAAACTTCTGTTGGAATTTTATCCTGATTTGAATGATGTGAAAAACACCACCgagttttataaaaaatgtaaactggcATTTATCTTTGACGGACTTGATGAGAGTCACCTGGAATTGGATTTTGATTGTAAATTAGTCAAATGTGTCAATGCATGTTCttctgttgatgttttatttaaaagcCTAGTTATAGGCAAGCTGCTTCCTTCGGCTCTCATCTGGGTGACATCACGACCAGCAGCGGCCAATCTGATCCCTCCTGAGTACATAGGATTGTTTACGGAGGTGCGTGGATTCACTGACCAGCAGAAAGAGGAATATTTTAGAAAACGAATCGTAGATGACGCTCAGGCCTCCAAAATAATCTCACACATCAGGACGTCTCGTAGTCTCTATATCATGTGCCACATtcccgtcttctgctggatcaCAGCTACTGTTCTTCAGGATATTCTTGTCAAAAACAATGGACAGGACATTCCTTCGACCCTCACcgaaatgtacatccacttccttCTGATACAGATGAACATAAAGAACCAGAAGTATGATAAGAAACAGGAAAGAGATCGCACAAAGCTTTTGAGTTCAAACAAAGAAATGATCTTCAAGTTGGCTAAACTGGCATTCGAACAACTGAAGGAGGATAACATCATGTTCTATGAGAAGGATCTGAAAGCATGCGGCATCGATGAAAGTGAGGAGTCCACAGGATTGTGCACTGAAATCTTCAAGAAGGACTCTGTTTTGCATGAGATGAAGGTGTATTACTTCATACATTTGAGTGTGCAGGAGTTTCTGGCCGCGTTGCACGTGTTCCTCTGCTATTTGAAGCAGAACAAAGATGAGCTGATTTTCTTCCTGGAGAATTCACGTCCTAATAAGAAAGAACTGCTGTATGTTCTGCTGAGGAAGGCAATCGATAAAGCGAAGGAGAGTGACCGAGGGCATTTCGATCTATTTTTGCGTTTCTTGCTGGGTATTTCTCTTGAGTCCAATCAGAAACTCCTCATCGGCTTGCTGGATGAAACGCTGAACAGTAAAAACTGCATCAATAAAACCATCCAATACATCAAGCAACTGCAGAACAATGACACTTGCCCAAATAAATCCATCAACCACTTCTTTTGCATCCTGGAGCTGCAGGACAGAAGTCTGTAccaacaaataatgaaatatctgaGGTCAGAGAGTGGCCAGCCGAAAGCAGTGTCCAACTCCAACTGCTCAGCACTGGTCTATGTGCTTCTGATGTCAGGTGAGGTGCTGGATAACTTTGACCCAAAGATGTTTAACAAAACATATGTAGGATGTAGGAGCCTTGTCCCAGCCGTAAGATGCTGTCGAAAAGCTCT GTTTTCAGACTGTGGACTGACACAACAGTGCTGTGAAACAGTGGCTGTGGCTCTTCAGCTAGAGGACTGTCCTCTGAGCGAACTGGACCTGAGTCACAATTGCAACATTGAGGCGGGAGTGAAGATGCTTTCTGCTGGACTGAAGAGCCCACACTGTCATCTGGAGACACTCAG GTTGGCCTCTTGTCATTTCAACCAGGAGAGCTGTATGGATCTGGTCTCTGCTCTCAAGAATATTTCACAACATCTAAGAGAGCTCGACCTCAGCGGTAATGACCTGCAGGAATCTGGGCTCTATAAGCTCCTGAATGAGATGGAAAATGCAAAGAGAAAACTTCAG ATTATGAAATTACTTTCCTGCAGGCTGAGCTGTTGTAACCTAACTTCAAAGAGTTGTGAGCACCTTTCTTTGATCATCAGCTCAGATTCGTCCctgacagagctggatctgagtaacaatgacctgcagaattcaggagtgaagctgatctctgatggactgaagagtccaaactgtcagctggAGATACTGAG gttatctggctgtatggtgacagaggaaggctgtggatatttgtcttcagctctgagttcaaacccctcacatctgagagagctggacctgagctacaatcacccaggaccATCAGGAGTACAGCTGCTCAAACACAAACTGGATGATACAAACTATAAACTGCAGATACTCAA AACTAAGCCTATGGGTGAACACTTCATCAAAGCAGGGATAAGGAAGT ATGCATGCAATCTCACGCTGGATGCAAACACAGCTCATGATCAGTTGTGTCTCTCCAATGGAGACAGAACAGCAGCATATGTAATGCAGAAGCAGCCGTATCCAGATCATCCAGAGAGATTTGAATCTGTCCAACAAGTGCTGTCTAGACAGAGCCTGTCCGGCCGCTGCTACTGGGAGGCTGAATGGACAGGTCTGGAGGGGACGGTCGGGGTGACCTACAAAAACATCCTGAGAAAAAATGATGATCTTTGTATAGTCGAGGCCACCGGTCAGCTTGGAAATAATAATGTGTCATGGAAAATCACCTTTGAAACTATTCCACATGTTTCTCACGCTGAAGAAGACATTAATTTAAAGGTTTCATCCTCTTGTTCATCTAAAAGAGTTGGTGTGTATGTTGACACAATGGCTGGTGTTTTGTCTTTCTACAGTGTCtctgacacactcacacacttgtaCACCTTCCTCGCGGATTTTACAGATCCTCTCTATGCAGCATTCAAAGTGGACAGTGGCTCTGTGTCCTTTTGCCAGATGTAA